The Impatiens glandulifera chromosome 3, dImpGla2.1, whole genome shotgun sequence genome contains a region encoding:
- the LOC124932866 gene encoding uncharacterized protein LOC124932866 isoform X2 → MKQLNTSSSSSSSEAVSSSSSLSSSDQSHASARMTPSTSVSPAALHSDKSALTPATEDLAASRDPTGGGQESVLVERRGDFAAICKWNIQNLPKLKARALWSKYFEVGGYDCRLLVYPKGDSQALPGYISIYLQIMDPRGTSSSKWDCFASYRLTVVNPIDESKSIHRDSWHRFSSKKKSHGWCDFTPSVSILDPKSGFLFNNDSVLITADILVLNESVTFSRDNNELQSSSLSPSIVTGPTVGDVLSGKFTWKVHNFNLFKEMIKTQKIMSPVFPAGECNLRISVYQSSVNGVDYLSMCLESKDTEKTLGSDRSCWCLFRMSVLNQKPGMNHMHRDSYGRFAADNKNGDNTSLGWNDYMKMSDFIGSDSGFLVDDMAVFSTSFHVIKELSSFSKNGGLIAARTGNGARKSDGHMGKFTWRIENFTRLKDLLKKRKITGLCIKSRRFQIGNRDCRLIVYPRGQSQPPCHLSVFLEVTDTRNTSTDWSCFVSHRLSVVNQRMEEKSVSKESQNRYSKAAKDWGWREFVTLTSLFDQDSGFLVQDTVVFSAEVLILKETSIMQDFGNQDLEMSSSSICPTDTVDVRSSFTWKVENFISFKDIMETRKIFSKFFQVGGCELRIGVYESFDTICIYLESDQSSGTDPDKNFWVKYRMAIINQKNSAKTVLKVSSICTKTWNNSVLQFMKVSDMLEADAGFLVRDTVVFVCEILDCCPWFEFSDLEVFASEDDQDALTTDPDELIDSDDSEEISGDEEDIFGTLLTRAGFHLTYGDNSSDPHVTLREKLLMDAGAIAGFLTGLRVYLDDPAKVKRLLLPPKVSAGNDGKSNKNDESSPSLLNLLMGVKVLQQAIIDLLLDIMVECCQPSEGSCNDDYLDVNSKNSQDGSIESAKHPVNDRLDAAAAERTDTSAVQSSDMSGFVTPTSPPETSATDSLENASLLSKTKWPEQSEELLGLIVNSLRALDGVIPQGCPEPRRRPQSAKKIALVLDKAPKHLQPDLVALVPKLVEQSEHPLAACALMERLEKPDAEPALRIPVFGALSQLECSTDVWERILFQSFGLLEDSNDEPLTATVDFIFKAALQSQHLSEAVRSVRNRLKDLREEVSPCILDYMGRMVNSCPDVAEAILRDIDCDSDSGERPTTSSGLFVFGENSTSSENRRFSDIYVLIEMLSIPCLAIEASQIFERSVARGALTPQSVAMVLERRLAQYVADCLDSDVVIDGDTIEQLRVERDDFSSILGLAETLSLSRDTSVREFVKTLYTILFKWYTNESYRLRMIKRLVDRAVSTMDNCREFDLDLEILVILMCEEEEIVRPVLSMMREVTELANVDRAALWHQLCGSEDEIVRIREERKVEISDMAKEKASLMQKLSDSEAVNSRLKSELKAETDRSARERKEFSEQIQEAENQLEWLRSEKEDEVAKLVSEKKALQDRLHDTETQLAQLKSRKRDELKKVMKEKNTLAERLKSAESARKRFDDELKRYATENVSREEIRQSLEDEVRRLTQTVGQSEGEKREKEEQIARCEAYIDGMESKLQACQQYIHSLDVSLREEMSRNAPLYGAGLEALSMKELETVAHIHEEGLKQIHTLQHRNGLLFPSNAPQMGVGLSPSSNGHTNGNIGSWFSHSTTPM, encoded by the exons ATGAAGCAGCTTAAcacgtcatcatcatcatcgtcatccGAGGCGGTATCATCATCTTCCTCGTTGTCATCATCGGACCAATCTCATGCCTCGGCAAGAATGACTCCATCTACATCTGTATCCCCGGCGGCGCTACATTCAGATAAATCAGCTCTCACTCCAGCGACAGAAGATCTCGCAGCTTCAAGAGACCCTACAGGAGGAGGTCAGGAATCAGTTCTCGTCGAACGAAGAGGAGACTTCGCCGCTATATGCAAATGGAATATACAAAATTTACCAAAACTTAAAGCCAGAGCCCTTTGGAGCAAGTATTTTGAAGTCGGAGGTTACGATTGTCGTCTTTTGGTTTATCCTAAAGGCGACTCTCAAGCTTTACCAGGTTACATCTCAATCTATCTCCAAATCATGGACCCTCGCGGTACGTCATCCTCGAAATGGGATTGCTTTGCCAGTTACCGTCTCACCGTTGTCAATCCTATTGACGAATCCAAGTCTATTCATCGAGATTCATGGCATCGTTTCTCGAGTAAGAAGAAATCGCACGGTTGGTGTGATTTTACACCCTCAGTTTCCATTCTCGACCCTAAATCtggatttttgtttaataacgaTTCGGTACTCATAACTGCTGATATTCTTGTATTGAATGAATCCGTAACCTTTTCACGTGATAACAATGAATTGCAATCGAGTTCTTTGTCACCGTCAATTGTAACAGGACCAACTGTTGGTGATGTTTTGAGTGGCAAATTTACTTGGAAGGTTCATAACTTTAATCTCTTTAAAGAGATGATTAAAACTCAGAAGATAATGAGCCCGGTTTTCCCTGCCGGAGAGTGTAACCTTAGAATTAGTGTTTACCAGAGCTCTGTTAACGGCGTGGACTATCTATCAATGTGTTTGGAAAGTAAAGATACCGAGAAAACTTTGGGATCTGATCGGAGCTGTTGGTGTTTGTTCCGAATGTCAGTTTTGAATCAAAAACCTGGGATGAATCATATGCATAGAGACTCTTATGGGCGTTTTGCTGCTGATAACAAAAATGGGGACAACACGAGCTTAGGATGGAATGATTACATGAAGATGTCGGATTTTATTGGGTCAGATTCAGGGTTCTTGGTGGATGATATGGCGGTTTTCAGCACGTCTTTTCATGTGATTAAGGAGCTCAGCAGCTTCTCAAAGAATGGAGGATTAATTGCAGCTAGGACAGGAAATGGGGCAAGGAAATCAGATGGTCATATGGGAAAGTTCACTTGGAGGATTGAAAATTTCACCAGGTTAAAGGACCTGCTAAAAAAGAGAAAGATAACTGGCCTTTGTATCAAGAGCAGAAGGTTTCAAATTGGCAATAGGGATTGCCGGCTTATTGTTTATCCCCGTG GACAGTCTCAACCACCTTGTCACCTTTCAGTATTTCTGGAGGTTACTGATACAAGAAACACATCAACTGATTGGAGTTGTTTTGTTAGTCACCGTTTATCAGTTGTTAACCAGAGGATGGAGGAGAAGTCTGTCTCAAAAGAATCACAAAACCGTTACTCCAAAGCTGCAAAGGACTGGGGCTGGCGTGAATTTGTGACACTGACTAGTCTCTTTGACCAAGATTCTGGATTTCTCGTTCAGGACACTGTTGTATTCTCTGCTGAAGTACTAATACTCAAAGAGACGTCCATAATGCAAGATTTTGGCAATCAAGACTTAGAGATGAGTTCTAGTTCTATCTGTCCGACAGATACAGTTGATGTTAGAAGCTCATTCACATGGAAGGTGGAAAACTTCATCTCTTTCAAAGATATAATGGAGACCCGGAAAATCTTTAGCAAATTTTTCCAAGTTGGTGGATGCGAGCTTCGAATTG GTGTTTATGAGTCGTTTGACACAATTTGTATATATCTGGAGAGTGATCAATCAAGTGGAACTGATCCCGATAAGAACTTCTGGGTCAAATACAGGATGGCTATAATCAATCAAAAGAACTCGGCCAAGACTGTGTTGAAAGTGTCTTCAATATGTACAAAGACGTGGAATAACTCAGTTCTACAATTCATGAAGGTTTCAGACATGCTGGAGGCTGATGCTGGTTTCCTTGTCCGTGACACGGTCGTGTTCGTTTGTGAGATCTTGGACTGCTGTCCCTGGTTTGAGTTTTCGGATCTGGAG GTTTTTGCTTCTGAAGATGATCAGGATGCTCTGACAACTGATCCTGATGAACTTATCGACTCTGATGATAGTGAAGAGATTAGTGGAGATGAAGAAGATATTTTCGGGACGCTTCTCACTAGGGCAGGGTTTCACCTCACGTATGGAGATAATTCTTCAGATCCACATGTTACTTTAAGAGAGAAGCTTCTTATGGATGCTGGTGCAATTGCTGGCTTTCTAACGGGACTGCGTGTTTATCTGGATGATCCTGCTAAAGTAAAGCGTTTACTTCTTCCACCCAAGGTATCTGCTGGTAATGATGGGAAATCAAACAAAAACGACGAATCATCTCCGAGTCTTCTAAATTTGCTGATGGGAGTCAAAGTTCTGCAGCAAGCAATTATTGATCTGTTGTTGGATATAATGGTGGAATGCTGTCAGCCTTCTGAAGGAAGTTGTAACGATGATTACTTGGATGTGAACTCAAAAAATTCTCAAGATGGAAGTATCGAATCTGCAAAACATCCTGTAAATGACAGATTGGATGCAGCAGCTGCTGAAAGAACCGACACTTCTGCTGTACAAAGTTCGGATATGAGTGGTTTTGTTACGCCTACTTCCCCTCCTGAGACATCCGCAACTGATTCTTTGGAAAATGCTTCTCTTCTCTCTAAG ACCAAATGGCCAGAGCAATCCGAGGAgcttttaggtttgattgtgaACTCATTGAGAGCACTAGATGGAGTTATACCTCAAGGTTGTCCTGAACCAAGACGAAGGCCTCAATCTGCCAAAAAAATTGCTCTTGTTTTGGATAAGGCTCCTAAGCATCTGCAGCCTGACCTCGTTGCTTTGGTGCCCAAATTGGTTGAGCAGTCCGAGCATCCACTTGCTGCTTGTGCACTTATGGAGAGGCTCGAGAAGCCTGACGCAGAACCGGCACTGAGAATTCCT GTATTTGGTGCTCTAAGCCAATTAGAGTGTAGTACTGATGTCTGGGAGCGTATACTCTTCCAGTCCTTTGGGCTCTTGGAAGACTCAAATGATGAACCTCTCACAGCAACAGTTGACTTTATATTCAAGGCTGCATTACAGAGCCAACATCTTTCAGAAGCG GTAAGGTCTGTTCGTAATAGGCTGAAAGACCTGAGAGAGGAGGTTTCCCCCTGCATCCTTGATTATATGGGTAGAATGGTAAATAGCTGTCCAGACGTTGCTGAAGCTATTTTAAGAGATATAGATTGCGACAGTGATTCAGGCGAAAGGCCAACAACATCTTCTGGACTATTTGTCTTTGGCGAAAATTCCACTAGTTCTGAAAACCGTCGTTTTTCAGACATCTATGTCTTGATTGAGATGCTATCAATTCCTTGCCTTGCTATCGAAGCTTCCCAGATTTTTGAGAGATCAGTGGCTCGAGGGGCACTTACGCCTCAGTCTGTTGCCATGGTCTTGGAAAGAAGGCTTGCACAATATGTCGCGGATTGTTTGGATTCAGATGTGGTAATTGATGGAGATACAATTGAGCAGCTGAGAGTCGAGCGGGATGATTTTTCATCTATACTTGGTCTTGCTGAGACTCTGTCCCTTTCAAGAGATACCTCTGTTAGAGAATTTGTAAAGACTTTGTATACTATACTGTTCAAATGGTATACTAATGAGTCTTATAGATTGAGGATGATTAAGAGGCTTGTCGATCGTGCTGTAAGCACAATGGATAACTGCCGTGAGTTTGACCTGGATTTGGAAATTTTGGTTATATTGAtgtgtgaagaagaagaaatagtacGGCCAGTTCTAAGCATGATGCGTGAGGTAACCGAACTTGCAAATGTTGATCGAGCAGCTCTTTGGCATCAGCTATGtggtagtgaagatgaaattgttcGTATCCGTGAGGAGAGGAAAGTCGAAATTTCCGACATGGCTAAAGAGAAGGCTTCATTAATGCAAAAACTAAGTGATTCCGAGGCTGTTAACAGCCGTCTTAAG TCTGAGCTCAAGGCCGAGACAGATCGTTCTGCTCGAGAGCGGAAGGAGTTCTCAGAACAGATACAAGAAGCAGAAAATCAACTTGAATGGCTTCGTTCCGAGAAAGAGGATGAAGTTGCTAAGCTTGTGTCTGAGAAGAAAGCCCTTCAAGACCGTCTCCACGACACAGAAACACAGCTTGCGCAGCTCAAGTCTCGAAAACGCGATGAACTGAAG AAAGTTATGAAGGAAAAAAACACTCTAGCCGAGAGGTTAAAAAGTGCTGAATCTGCCCGCAAAAGATTTGATGATGAGCTAAAACGCTATGCCACGGAAAATGTTTCACGTGAAGAGATCCGTCAGTCACTTGAGGATGAAGTTCGAAGGTTGACGCAGACAGTAGGGCAAAGTGAAGGGGAAAAACGTGAGAAAGAAGAACAAATCGCTAGATGTGAAGCATACATTGATGGCATGGAGTCCAAATTACAGGCTTGTCAG CAATACATTCACAGCCTCGATGTCTCACTCCGAGAAGAGATGTCGAGGAATGCACCATTATATGGAGCAGGTTTAGAAGCTTTATCGATGAAGGAATTAGAAACAGTAGCACATATCCACGAAGAAGGTCTAAAACAGATCCATACTCTCCAACATCGAAATGGATTGTTGTTTCCATCAAATGCCCCTCAAATGGGTGTCGGTTTGTCTCCTTCTTCGAATGGGCATACTAATGGTAACATAGGATCTTGGTTTAGCCATTCTACTACACCCATGTAA
- the LOC124932866 gene encoding uncharacterized protein LOC124932866 isoform X1: MKQLNTSSSSSSSEAVSSSSSLSSSDQSHASARMTPSTSVSPAALHSDKSALTPATEDLAASRDPTGGGQESVLVERRGDFAAICKWNIQNLPKLKARALWSKYFEVGGYDCRLLVYPKGDSQALPGYISIYLQIMDPRGTSSSKWDCFASYRLTVVNPIDESKSIHRDSWHRFSSKKKSHGWCDFTPSVSILDPKSGFLFNNDSVLITADILVLNESVTFSRDNNELQSSSLSPSIVTGPTVGDVLSGKFTWKVHNFNLFKEMIKTQKIMSPVFPAGECNLRISVYQSSVNGVDYLSMCLESKDTEKTLGSDRSCWCLFRMSVLNQKPGMNHMHRDSYGRFAADNKNGDNTSLGWNDYMKMSDFIGSDSGFLVDDMAVFSTSFHVIKELSSFSKNGGLIAARTGNGARKSDGHMGKFTWRIENFTRLKDLLKKRKITGLCIKSRRFQIGNRDCRLIVYPRGQSQPPCHLSVFLEVTDTRNTSTDWSCFVSHRLSVVNQRMEEKSVSKESQNRYSKAAKDWGWREFVTLTSLFDQDSGFLVQDTVVFSAEVLILKETSIMQDFGNQDLEMSSSSICPTDTVDVRSSFTWKVENFISFKDIMETRKIFSKFFQVGGCELRIGVFFLFLVKQSHYLVFLACNPFFFLFPFFVFAYDAGVYESFDTICIYLESDQSSGTDPDKNFWVKYRMAIINQKNSAKTVLKVSSICTKTWNNSVLQFMKVSDMLEADAGFLVRDTVVFVCEILDCCPWFEFSDLEVFASEDDQDALTTDPDELIDSDDSEEISGDEEDIFGTLLTRAGFHLTYGDNSSDPHVTLREKLLMDAGAIAGFLTGLRVYLDDPAKVKRLLLPPKVSAGNDGKSNKNDESSPSLLNLLMGVKVLQQAIIDLLLDIMVECCQPSEGSCNDDYLDVNSKNSQDGSIESAKHPVNDRLDAAAAERTDTSAVQSSDMSGFVTPTSPPETSATDSLENASLLSKTKWPEQSEELLGLIVNSLRALDGVIPQGCPEPRRRPQSAKKIALVLDKAPKHLQPDLVALVPKLVEQSEHPLAACALMERLEKPDAEPALRIPVFGALSQLECSTDVWERILFQSFGLLEDSNDEPLTATVDFIFKAALQSQHLSEAVRSVRNRLKDLREEVSPCILDYMGRMVNSCPDVAEAILRDIDCDSDSGERPTTSSGLFVFGENSTSSENRRFSDIYVLIEMLSIPCLAIEASQIFERSVARGALTPQSVAMVLERRLAQYVADCLDSDVVIDGDTIEQLRVERDDFSSILGLAETLSLSRDTSVREFVKTLYTILFKWYTNESYRLRMIKRLVDRAVSTMDNCREFDLDLEILVILMCEEEEIVRPVLSMMREVTELANVDRAALWHQLCGSEDEIVRIREERKVEISDMAKEKASLMQKLSDSEAVNSRLKSELKAETDRSARERKEFSEQIQEAENQLEWLRSEKEDEVAKLVSEKKALQDRLHDTETQLAQLKSRKRDELKKVMKEKNTLAERLKSAESARKRFDDELKRYATENVSREEIRQSLEDEVRRLTQTVGQSEGEKREKEEQIARCEAYIDGMESKLQACQQYIHSLDVSLREEMSRNAPLYGAGLEALSMKELETVAHIHEEGLKQIHTLQHRNGLLFPSNAPQMGVGLSPSSNGHTNGNIGSWFSHSTTPM, translated from the exons ATGAAGCAGCTTAAcacgtcatcatcatcatcgtcatccGAGGCGGTATCATCATCTTCCTCGTTGTCATCATCGGACCAATCTCATGCCTCGGCAAGAATGACTCCATCTACATCTGTATCCCCGGCGGCGCTACATTCAGATAAATCAGCTCTCACTCCAGCGACAGAAGATCTCGCAGCTTCAAGAGACCCTACAGGAGGAGGTCAGGAATCAGTTCTCGTCGAACGAAGAGGAGACTTCGCCGCTATATGCAAATGGAATATACAAAATTTACCAAAACTTAAAGCCAGAGCCCTTTGGAGCAAGTATTTTGAAGTCGGAGGTTACGATTGTCGTCTTTTGGTTTATCCTAAAGGCGACTCTCAAGCTTTACCAGGTTACATCTCAATCTATCTCCAAATCATGGACCCTCGCGGTACGTCATCCTCGAAATGGGATTGCTTTGCCAGTTACCGTCTCACCGTTGTCAATCCTATTGACGAATCCAAGTCTATTCATCGAGATTCATGGCATCGTTTCTCGAGTAAGAAGAAATCGCACGGTTGGTGTGATTTTACACCCTCAGTTTCCATTCTCGACCCTAAATCtggatttttgtttaataacgaTTCGGTACTCATAACTGCTGATATTCTTGTATTGAATGAATCCGTAACCTTTTCACGTGATAACAATGAATTGCAATCGAGTTCTTTGTCACCGTCAATTGTAACAGGACCAACTGTTGGTGATGTTTTGAGTGGCAAATTTACTTGGAAGGTTCATAACTTTAATCTCTTTAAAGAGATGATTAAAACTCAGAAGATAATGAGCCCGGTTTTCCCTGCCGGAGAGTGTAACCTTAGAATTAGTGTTTACCAGAGCTCTGTTAACGGCGTGGACTATCTATCAATGTGTTTGGAAAGTAAAGATACCGAGAAAACTTTGGGATCTGATCGGAGCTGTTGGTGTTTGTTCCGAATGTCAGTTTTGAATCAAAAACCTGGGATGAATCATATGCATAGAGACTCTTATGGGCGTTTTGCTGCTGATAACAAAAATGGGGACAACACGAGCTTAGGATGGAATGATTACATGAAGATGTCGGATTTTATTGGGTCAGATTCAGGGTTCTTGGTGGATGATATGGCGGTTTTCAGCACGTCTTTTCATGTGATTAAGGAGCTCAGCAGCTTCTCAAAGAATGGAGGATTAATTGCAGCTAGGACAGGAAATGGGGCAAGGAAATCAGATGGTCATATGGGAAAGTTCACTTGGAGGATTGAAAATTTCACCAGGTTAAAGGACCTGCTAAAAAAGAGAAAGATAACTGGCCTTTGTATCAAGAGCAGAAGGTTTCAAATTGGCAATAGGGATTGCCGGCTTATTGTTTATCCCCGTG GACAGTCTCAACCACCTTGTCACCTTTCAGTATTTCTGGAGGTTACTGATACAAGAAACACATCAACTGATTGGAGTTGTTTTGTTAGTCACCGTTTATCAGTTGTTAACCAGAGGATGGAGGAGAAGTCTGTCTCAAAAGAATCACAAAACCGTTACTCCAAAGCTGCAAAGGACTGGGGCTGGCGTGAATTTGTGACACTGACTAGTCTCTTTGACCAAGATTCTGGATTTCTCGTTCAGGACACTGTTGTATTCTCTGCTGAAGTACTAATACTCAAAGAGACGTCCATAATGCAAGATTTTGGCAATCAAGACTTAGAGATGAGTTCTAGTTCTATCTGTCCGACAGATACAGTTGATGTTAGAAGCTCATTCACATGGAAGGTGGAAAACTTCATCTCTTTCAAAGATATAATGGAGACCCGGAAAATCTTTAGCAAATTTTTCCAAGTTGGTGGATGCGAGCTTCGAATTGGtgtgttttttttgttcttAGTTAAACAGTCTCACTATCTCGTGTTTTTGGCTTGTAatccttttttctttctttttccatTCTTTGTATTTGCCTATGATGCAGGTGTTTATGAGTCGTTTGACACAATTTGTATATATCTGGAGAGTGATCAATCAAGTGGAACTGATCCCGATAAGAACTTCTGGGTCAAATACAGGATGGCTATAATCAATCAAAAGAACTCGGCCAAGACTGTGTTGAAAGTGTCTTCAATATGTACAAAGACGTGGAATAACTCAGTTCTACAATTCATGAAGGTTTCAGACATGCTGGAGGCTGATGCTGGTTTCCTTGTCCGTGACACGGTCGTGTTCGTTTGTGAGATCTTGGACTGCTGTCCCTGGTTTGAGTTTTCGGATCTGGAG GTTTTTGCTTCTGAAGATGATCAGGATGCTCTGACAACTGATCCTGATGAACTTATCGACTCTGATGATAGTGAAGAGATTAGTGGAGATGAAGAAGATATTTTCGGGACGCTTCTCACTAGGGCAGGGTTTCACCTCACGTATGGAGATAATTCTTCAGATCCACATGTTACTTTAAGAGAGAAGCTTCTTATGGATGCTGGTGCAATTGCTGGCTTTCTAACGGGACTGCGTGTTTATCTGGATGATCCTGCTAAAGTAAAGCGTTTACTTCTTCCACCCAAGGTATCTGCTGGTAATGATGGGAAATCAAACAAAAACGACGAATCATCTCCGAGTCTTCTAAATTTGCTGATGGGAGTCAAAGTTCTGCAGCAAGCAATTATTGATCTGTTGTTGGATATAATGGTGGAATGCTGTCAGCCTTCTGAAGGAAGTTGTAACGATGATTACTTGGATGTGAACTCAAAAAATTCTCAAGATGGAAGTATCGAATCTGCAAAACATCCTGTAAATGACAGATTGGATGCAGCAGCTGCTGAAAGAACCGACACTTCTGCTGTACAAAGTTCGGATATGAGTGGTTTTGTTACGCCTACTTCCCCTCCTGAGACATCCGCAACTGATTCTTTGGAAAATGCTTCTCTTCTCTCTAAG ACCAAATGGCCAGAGCAATCCGAGGAgcttttaggtttgattgtgaACTCATTGAGAGCACTAGATGGAGTTATACCTCAAGGTTGTCCTGAACCAAGACGAAGGCCTCAATCTGCCAAAAAAATTGCTCTTGTTTTGGATAAGGCTCCTAAGCATCTGCAGCCTGACCTCGTTGCTTTGGTGCCCAAATTGGTTGAGCAGTCCGAGCATCCACTTGCTGCTTGTGCACTTATGGAGAGGCTCGAGAAGCCTGACGCAGAACCGGCACTGAGAATTCCT GTATTTGGTGCTCTAAGCCAATTAGAGTGTAGTACTGATGTCTGGGAGCGTATACTCTTCCAGTCCTTTGGGCTCTTGGAAGACTCAAATGATGAACCTCTCACAGCAACAGTTGACTTTATATTCAAGGCTGCATTACAGAGCCAACATCTTTCAGAAGCG GTAAGGTCTGTTCGTAATAGGCTGAAAGACCTGAGAGAGGAGGTTTCCCCCTGCATCCTTGATTATATGGGTAGAATGGTAAATAGCTGTCCAGACGTTGCTGAAGCTATTTTAAGAGATATAGATTGCGACAGTGATTCAGGCGAAAGGCCAACAACATCTTCTGGACTATTTGTCTTTGGCGAAAATTCCACTAGTTCTGAAAACCGTCGTTTTTCAGACATCTATGTCTTGATTGAGATGCTATCAATTCCTTGCCTTGCTATCGAAGCTTCCCAGATTTTTGAGAGATCAGTGGCTCGAGGGGCACTTACGCCTCAGTCTGTTGCCATGGTCTTGGAAAGAAGGCTTGCACAATATGTCGCGGATTGTTTGGATTCAGATGTGGTAATTGATGGAGATACAATTGAGCAGCTGAGAGTCGAGCGGGATGATTTTTCATCTATACTTGGTCTTGCTGAGACTCTGTCCCTTTCAAGAGATACCTCTGTTAGAGAATTTGTAAAGACTTTGTATACTATACTGTTCAAATGGTATACTAATGAGTCTTATAGATTGAGGATGATTAAGAGGCTTGTCGATCGTGCTGTAAGCACAATGGATAACTGCCGTGAGTTTGACCTGGATTTGGAAATTTTGGTTATATTGAtgtgtgaagaagaagaaatagtacGGCCAGTTCTAAGCATGATGCGTGAGGTAACCGAACTTGCAAATGTTGATCGAGCAGCTCTTTGGCATCAGCTATGtggtagtgaagatgaaattgttcGTATCCGTGAGGAGAGGAAAGTCGAAATTTCCGACATGGCTAAAGAGAAGGCTTCATTAATGCAAAAACTAAGTGATTCCGAGGCTGTTAACAGCCGTCTTAAG TCTGAGCTCAAGGCCGAGACAGATCGTTCTGCTCGAGAGCGGAAGGAGTTCTCAGAACAGATACAAGAAGCAGAAAATCAACTTGAATGGCTTCGTTCCGAGAAAGAGGATGAAGTTGCTAAGCTTGTGTCTGAGAAGAAAGCCCTTCAAGACCGTCTCCACGACACAGAAACACAGCTTGCGCAGCTCAAGTCTCGAAAACGCGATGAACTGAAG AAAGTTATGAAGGAAAAAAACACTCTAGCCGAGAGGTTAAAAAGTGCTGAATCTGCCCGCAAAAGATTTGATGATGAGCTAAAACGCTATGCCACGGAAAATGTTTCACGTGAAGAGATCCGTCAGTCACTTGAGGATGAAGTTCGAAGGTTGACGCAGACAGTAGGGCAAAGTGAAGGGGAAAAACGTGAGAAAGAAGAACAAATCGCTAGATGTGAAGCATACATTGATGGCATGGAGTCCAAATTACAGGCTTGTCAG CAATACATTCACAGCCTCGATGTCTCACTCCGAGAAGAGATGTCGAGGAATGCACCATTATATGGAGCAGGTTTAGAAGCTTTATCGATGAAGGAATTAGAAACAGTAGCACATATCCACGAAGAAGGTCTAAAACAGATCCATACTCTCCAACATCGAAATGGATTGTTGTTTCCATCAAATGCCCCTCAAATGGGTGTCGGTTTGTCTCCTTCTTCGAATGGGCATACTAATGGTAACATAGGATCTTGGTTTAGCCATTCTACTACACCCATGTAA